From a region of the Cucumis sativus cultivar 9930 chromosome 6, Cucumber_9930_V3, whole genome shotgun sequence genome:
- the LOC101218061 gene encoding immune-associated nucleotide-binding protein 9 isoform X2, with protein MDLNVNLMLVGRTGDGKSASGNTILGRKAFKSRLSSSTVTKVSELQNGVWEGGQIISVIDTPDYAAREIVRCIDMTKEGIHAIVIVFSVRNRFSREEESILRTLQTLFGTKIMDYTILLFTGGDDLEEDDNALEYYLTHDSPVSLKDIVASCKNRCVLFDNKTECESKKCEQMGKLMEMVNEVRKVNGGQPYMHDLCSSMTVETKLKEVKTKLEKQLQEDEKEARIIGEKRGEENVKEKNRNLENQLAKAREERVNAENRTQEIQRQYNDEIRRLSHQLQSALQ; from the exons atggaTTTGAATGTGAATTTGATGTTAGTAGGTCGGACAGGAGATGGAAAAAGTGCAAGTGGGAACACTATTCTTGGAAGGAAGGCATTCAAGTCAAGGCTAAGTTCATCAACGGTTACAAAAGTTTCTGAGTTACAAAATGGTGTGTGGGAAGGGGGCCAAATCATAAGTGTCATCGACACCCCTG ACTATGCAGCAAGGGAAATAGTGAGATGCATTGACATGACAAAGGAAGGTATTCATGCCATTGTAATTGTTTTCTCAGTTAGGAATCGATTTTCTCGAGAAGAAGAATCGATCCTTCGAACCTTACAAACATTATTCGGAACCAAAATTATGGACTACACTATTCTCCTCTTCACCGGAGGTGATGATCTCGAAGAAGACGACAACGCCCTAGAATACTACTTAACACATGATTCTCCTGTTTCCTTAAAGGACATCGTAGCATCTTGCAAAAATCGTTGCGTACTTTTCGATAACAAGACTGAGTGTGAATCAAAAAAATGTGAACAAATGGGGAAGTTGATGGAGATGGTGAATGAGGTAAGGAAGGTAAATGGAGGACAACCTTACATGCATGACTTATGTTCTAGTATGACAGTTGaaacaaagttaaaagagGTTAAGACCAAACTTGAAAAACAATTGCAAGAGGATGAAAAGGAAGCAAGAATTATAGGTGAAAAGAGAGGGGAAGAGaatgtaaaggaaaaaaataggAACCTTGAAAATCAATTGGCAAAAGCAAGAGAAGAAAGAGTAAATGCAGAGAATAGAACACAAGAGATTCAACGGCAATATAATGATGAAATTAGGAGGCTCAGTCACCAACTACAAAGCGCACTTCAATGA
- the LOC101218061 gene encoding immune-associated nucleotide-binding protein 9 isoform X1, whose translation MDLNVNLMLVGRTGDGKSASGNTILGRKAFKSRLSSSTVTKVSELQNGVWEGGQIISVIDTPGVFDLSIGVDYAAREIVRCIDMTKEGIHAIVIVFSVRNRFSREEESILRTLQTLFGTKIMDYTILLFTGGDDLEEDDNALEYYLTHDSPVSLKDIVASCKNRCVLFDNKTECESKKCEQMGKLMEMVNEVRKVNGGQPYMHDLCSSMTVETKLKEVKTKLEKQLQEDEKEARIIGEKRGEENVKEKNRNLENQLAKAREERVNAENRTQEIQRQYNDEIRRLSHQLQSALQ comes from the exons atggaTTTGAATGTGAATTTGATGTTAGTAGGTCGGACAGGAGATGGAAAAAGTGCAAGTGGGAACACTATTCTTGGAAGGAAGGCATTCAAGTCAAGGCTAAGTTCATCAACGGTTACAAAAGTTTCTGAGTTACAAAATGGTGTGTGGGAAGGGGGCCAAATCATAAGTGTCATCGACACCCCTG GAGTGTTTGATTTATCTATTGGAGTAGACTATGCAGCAAGGGAAATAGTGAGATGCATTGACATGACAAAGGAAGGTATTCATGCCATTGTAATTGTTTTCTCAGTTAGGAATCGATTTTCTCGAGAAGAAGAATCGATCCTTCGAACCTTACAAACATTATTCGGAACCAAAATTATGGACTACACTATTCTCCTCTTCACCGGAGGTGATGATCTCGAAGAAGACGACAACGCCCTAGAATACTACTTAACACATGATTCTCCTGTTTCCTTAAAGGACATCGTAGCATCTTGCAAAAATCGTTGCGTACTTTTCGATAACAAGACTGAGTGTGAATCAAAAAAATGTGAACAAATGGGGAAGTTGATGGAGATGGTGAATGAGGTAAGGAAGGTAAATGGAGGACAACCTTACATGCATGACTTATGTTCTAGTATGACAGTTGaaacaaagttaaaagagGTTAAGACCAAACTTGAAAAACAATTGCAAGAGGATGAAAAGGAAGCAAGAATTATAGGTGAAAAGAGAGGGGAAGAGaatgtaaaggaaaaaaataggAACCTTGAAAATCAATTGGCAAAAGCAAGAGAAGAAAGAGTAAATGCAGAGAATAGAACACAAGAGATTCAACGGCAATATAATGATGAAATTAGGAGGCTCAGTCACCAACTACAAAGCGCACTTCAATGA
- the LOC101217825 gene encoding uncharacterized protein LOC101217825: MFEIEESKLGHGYVHIKCCYNNKYWVLQSPSSHYIVATANEKDENLSAHSCTLFKPNYKDGDNKHHTFRFQHVFLNFSVFFQQARESTHRDCLMVNFDLPNEFSTVLNFDTYLFLPKHVAFKSLINNQYLRRKSNGTNLLAFRSTNKADPKVTQEVIRTPDGHFGLKNVADRKFFTVSDDAWIVLDDDKSTEKNDPGRFFWPIKVEHNVVALRNAGGNKICAYASRVLTGHGDCFAPSPYIIDEKAKLEVIDFVLSRYIYSVQFHLSDARRYNEKPLLMTSTIVENKNSQEKIFTIKLSYQDTTTSTWRVNVNPMLGIKMKFDTAVPKVFEGEIEFCSELSEDYYTWGETHQMKYHAEVVHEVTVPAGTKVKASVMATQASCDIPFSYIQRDKLNDGGYSTQRYHDGLYNVVSSYNYQFVIEKV; this comes from the coding sequence ATGTTTGAGATTGAAGAATCCAAGCTTGGGCATGGATATGTCCACATCAAATGTTGTTACAATAACAAATATTGGGTTCTTCAATCTCCATCTTCCCACTACATTGTTGCCACTGCcaatgaaaaagatgaaaatctATCAGCACATTCTTGCACCTTGTTCAAGCCCAATTACAAAGATGGCGACAATAAACACCATACATTCCGCTTTCAACACGTCTTTCTCAACTTCAGTGTATTTTTCCAACAAGCCCGAGAATCAACGCACCGTGATTGCTTAATGGTAAATTTCGATCTACCAAACGAATTCTCGACCGTCCTCAATTTTGATACATATCTTTTCCTACCTAAACATGTTGCTTTCAAAAGCCTCATAAACAATCAATACCTTCGACGAAAGAGCAATGGCACGAATCTATTGGCATTTCGAAGCACAAATAAGGCAGATCCAAAAGTGACCCAAGAAGTCATAAGGACACCCGACGGTCACTTTGGTTTGAAGAATGTTGCTGACAGGAAGTTTTTTACTGTTAGCGACGACGCTTGGATTGTATTGGACGATGATAAGTCAACGGAAAAGAATGATCCGGGAAGATTTTTTTGGCCTATCAAAGTTGAACACAATGTGGTGGCCCTTCGTAATGCTGGCGGTAATAAAATTTGCGCGTACGCGTCTCGAGTCTTAACTGGACATGGAGATTGTTTTGCTCCTTCTCCCTATATCATTGACGAAAAAGCAAAGTTGGAAGTAATTGATTTTGTGCTTTCACGATACATTTATAGTGTCCAATTCCATCTTTCTGATGCTAGGAGATATAATGAGAAGCCCCTTCTGATGACAAGCACTATTGTTGAGAACAAAAAttctcaagaaaaaatattcaCCATCAAACTCTCTTACCAAGATACTACCACCTCGACGTGGAGGGTCAACGTGAACCCTATGTTAGGCATCAAGATGAAGTTCGACACCGCTGTTCCGAAAGTTTTCGAAGGAGAGATTGAATTTTGTTCTGAGTTATCTGAGGACTACTACACTTGGGGAGAAACACATCAAATGAAATATCATGCTGAGGTTGTGCATGAGGTTACTGTGCCTGCTGGGACTAAAGTTAAGGCTAGTGTAATGGCAACACAAGCGAGTTGTGACATTCCTTTCTCGTACATTCAACGCGACAAACTCAACGATGGAGGGTATAGTACTCAACGTTACCATGATGGTCTTTATAACGTCGTAAGTTcttataattatcaatttgtCATTGAAAAGGTTTAA
- the LOC101208463 gene encoding uncharacterized protein LOC101208463 — MMGFAPPKITGIPLPETPKKEGSYKLDSSSFDDKSIIPKYFALQNYSPRHPQPRTAPFLQNRHESGYLEFNGEHSLLSPFSKFESEISESDPKLIHIRCTDNNKYWVRKSSDSNHIVPTATKKEDNRSKSSCTLFQPIYDAKHKAYCFRHVQLGYELFRDKTNRLLARETGKPDSEREDAYGVFTKVIDWNSLCVFPKRVTLKGFNGRYLRYEGKYLQVTGVNNHPSLIHEIYPQKDGNLKIKNLDSGRFWIYDPDWIVATAGDGNRDDPKLLFRPVSLHDNVVFFHSLGNTAICAIISVDNKENCLNATESDPTEETQFKVSEDYVLQRRKIDKMQYKLENGRIYGERVWSVAKGYAINKTEKPDKIKFTFSFEDKRNKKWTSIFAKQFEATKIFNAEFPSIKDGEVIKGNTIGGPYTWRETDDKDKILMSCNSTITVPPKSKVKVNVVVKRGFCEVPFSYTQIETSLEGRNNTQSYNDGVFTGVNSYQFQITTDKVALPV, encoded by the exons ATGATGGGATTTGCACCTCCTAAAATAACTGGTATTCCGTTGCCGGAGACGCCCAAGAAAGAAGGAAGCTACAAACTTGACTCGTCGTCCTTCGACGACAAATCCATAATCCCTAAATATTTTGCTTTGCAAAACTATAGTCCAAGACATCCCCAGCCAAGAACTGCACCATTTCTACAGAATAGACATGAAAGTGGATACCTTGAATTCAATGGCGAACACAGCCTCCTCagtccattttcaaaattcgaATCCGAGATCTCCGAATCCGACCCGAAACTCATCCACATAAGATGTACGGACAACAACAAATATTGGGTTCGCAAATCATCCGACTCCAACCACATTGTACCCACTGCCACCAAGAAAGAAGACAACCGATCCAAGTCGTCGTGCACTTTGTTCCAGCCAATCTACGATGCCAAACATAAGGCTTACTGCTTTCGGCACGTGCAGCTCGGTTACGAATTGTTTCGTGATAAGACCAACCGGTTATTGGCTAGGGAGACTGGTAAACCAGATTCTGAAAGGGAGGATGCATATGGTGTATTCACCAAAGTTATTGATTGGAATTCGTTATGTGTGTTCCCAAAACGTGTGACCTTAAAAGGCTTCAATGGCAGGTACTTGAGATATGAGGGTAAGTATTTGCAAGTAACTGGAGTGAATAATCATCCATCTCTTATCCACGAGATCTACCCTCAGAAGGATGGAAATCTTAAAATCAAGAATCTTGACTCCGGAAGGTTCTGGATCTATGATCCTGATTGGATAGTCGCTACGGCTGGAG ATGGAAATAGAGACGATCCGAAATTATTGTTTCGACCTGTGAGCCTTCACGACAACGTCGTGTTTTTTCACAGCTTAGGAAACACTGCCATCTGCGCCATTATATCCGTGGATAACAAGGAAAATTGTTTGAATGCTACTGAATCAGATCCTACTGAAGAAACCCAATTTAAAGTTTCAGAAGATTATGTActacaaagaagaaaaatagacaAGATGCAGTATAAGCttgaaaatggaaggattTATGGGGAGAGAGTTTGGTCAGTGGCCAAAGGATATGCCATTAACAAAACCGAAAAACCtgataaaatcaaattcacTTTCTCTTTTGAAGACAAAAGGAACAAGAAATGGACCAGCATATTTGCCAAACAATTTGAAGCCACCAAGATTTTTAATGCTGAGTTTCCTTCGATAAAAGACGGGGAAGTTATTAAAGGAAATACTATTGGTGGACCATACACATGGAGAGAAACTGAtgataaagataaaattttgatgtcTTGTAATAGCACCATCACTGTACCTCCCAAGTCGAAAGTGAAGGTTAATGTCGTCGTCAAACGGGGGTTTTGCGAAGTCCCTTTTTCGTATACTCAAATCGAGACTAGTCTAGAGGGACGAAACAATACACAGTCATACAACGATGGAGTTTTCACCGGAGTTAATTCGTACCAATTCCAGATAACGACTGATAAGGTAGCATTGCCTGTCTGA